The Temnothorax longispinosus isolate EJ_2023e chromosome 4, Tlon_JGU_v1, whole genome shotgun sequence genome has a window encoding:
- the Vps39 gene encoding vam6/Vps39-like protein, with protein sequence MHDAYEETSILNITVQIESMAAYDDNLLIGTREGHLIMYNVPSVFDDSHKLELLRHSKNFNKKRINQIDVVPEYNLLIILTDNIVCIHDLNSPNFQQICQLPKTRGATLFTLEVQSTQSLTGEKNTVVRLCVAVKRKLQLYYWKGKKFEEFNDFELTVPDIPRQLSWCGETLILGFRGLSYTIFDLNGKPKELFPTGKSPEPSITKLSDSSFVLGKDSQSFIMDTKGELVQHNPVKWSDTPNVIAWDDPYLLGIVHDRLEVYTLEGCLHIQTIKDLNKARLIYRCKQGKVFVASISQIWCVKAIDVTLQIRTLLEQNQFQLALKLTSLSDITDEEKAKQTYKIQTLYAHHLFYNKRFQEAMDLFLKLGTDPYEVIRLFPDLVTPSTNVNELSEPAPSLPKLQDHDLEKGLRALIVFLTEVRHKLMAKDKELGKEKNGVNGEKNLTAVATEQLLKIIDTTLLKCYLQTTDALVAPLLRLNHCHLAEAEKTLLMHQKYPELIILYQTKGQHKKALELLEKHAKENDSSLKGTERTIQYLQHLGKDHMDLILKFAGWVLTEDPEQGLRIFMEDIQEVEHLPRPKILDYLLRFHKDLVIQYLEHVVHVWEDTNPLFHNVLIHQYKEKCLASMSANATPAEKEISQHVRQKLQQFLEKSAHYTPETILVHFPFDSLFEERAIILGRLGRHQQAISIYVSLLNDIPRATQYCQNVYTRYQNQDRAEKQKQTDNADEVYVLLIQQLLKPDNEGVLMAGCNPEIQRTTQPDLEMALRLLEEHASKINPMKVLEVLPDSVPIGRIKHFLEVSLQNNLNARRRTQVLKGLLYAEHLQVQEQRMHYESQSVLMTEFNICPVCKKRFGNQSAFARYPNGDIVHYSCQDRKG encoded by the exons ATGCACGACGCTTACGAGGAGACgtctatattaaatatcactgTGCAAATTGAATCTATGGCTGCCTATG ATGACAACTTACTGATAGGCACCAGGGAAGGTCATCTTATTATGTACAACGTGCCGTCGGTGTTCGATGACAGCCACAAGCTAGAATTGTTACGTCACAGCAAGAATTTTAACAAGAAGCGAATCAATCAGATAGACGTTGTGCCGGAAtacaatttattgattatcCTGACAG ATAACATTGTGTGCATTCATGATTTGAATTCGCCAAACTTTCAACAAATATGTCAATTACCGAAGACCCGCGGCGCCACCCTGTTTACTCTGGAGGTTCAGTCGACTCAGAGCCTGACAGGAGAAAAGAACACTGTGGTGCGCTTGTGCGTCGCTGTCAAACGTAAATTGCAGCTATATTATTGGAAGGGAAAGAAGTTTGAGGAATTTAATGATTTCGAGCTAACCGTGCCGGATATACCTCGTCAGCTATCATG GTGCGGCGAAACGTTAATATTAGGATTTCGTGGACTGTCCTATACAATTTTCGACCTAAACGGTAAACCTAAGGAGCTCTTTCCCACCGGTAAATCTCCAGAACCAAGTATTACGAAATTATCAGACAGTTCCTTTGTCCTGGGCAAAGATTCTCAATCGTTTATTATGGATACAAAGGGAGAGTTGGTTCAGCATAACCCAGTAAAGTGGTCAGATACACCTAATGTAATAG CATGGGATGATCCTTACTTACTTGGTATCGTACACGACAGATTGGAGGTGTATACATTAGAAGGATGTCTGCATATCCAGACAATAAAGGATCTAAATAAGGCTAGACTGATATACCGGTGTAAACAAGGGAAAGTCTTTGTGGCATCCATTAGTCAGATTTGGTGTGTCAAGGCAATTGATGTTACTTTACAAATTAGGACTTTGCTGGAGCAAAATCAGTTTCAGTTGGCACTAAAATTGACT agtCTATCAGACATAACAGACGAAGAGAAAGCCAAACAAACATACAAGATACAAACGTTGTACGCGCATCATCTGTTCTACAACAAGCGATTCCAAGAGGCGATGGATCTGTTTTTGAAACTGGGGACCGATCCGTACGAGGTGATCAGATTGTTTCCAGATCTAGTTACGCCTTCGACCAATGTTAATGAACTCAGTGAACCAGCGCCCAGTTTACCGAAGCTGCAAGATCACGATTTGGAAAAGGGCTTACGTGCATTGATAGTTTTTCTAACCGAGGTCAGGCATAAGCTAATGGCAAAAGACAAAGAACttggaaaggaaaaaaatggaGTAAATGGGGAAAAGAATCTAACTGCTGTAGCTACGGAGCAGCTTTTGAAGATTATAGACACTACCCTTTTAAAGTGCTATCTACag ACCACTGACGCGTTGGTGGCGCCTTTACTTAGGCTGAATCACTGTCACTTGGCAGAAGCTGAGAAAACTTTATTGATGCATCAGAAATATCCGGAGCTCATTATTTTGTATCAAACCAAAGGGCAGCACAAGAAAGCGTTGGAGCTACTGGAGAAACACGCAAAGGAAAATGATTCTAGTCTGAAAGGCACTGAGAGAACTATACAGTATTTGCAGCATCTCGGCAAGGATCACATGGATCTAATACTAAAGTTTGCCGGATGGGTTTTAACGGAGGATCCTGAGCAAGGCCTTAGAATATTTATGGAAGATATACAG GAAGTTGAACATTTACCTAGACCAAAGATATTGGATTACCTTCTACGTTTCCACAAAGATTTAGTGATACAATACTTAGAACATGTAGTACATGTTTGGGAAGACACCAATCCATTATTCCACAACGTTTTGATACATCAGTACAAGGAAAAGTGTCTGGCCTCCATGAGTGCAAACGCAACGCCAGCGGAGAAAGAAATTTCGCAGCACGTCCGACAGAAGTTGCAACAATTCTTGGAGAAATCGGCACATTATACCCCAGAAACGATATTAGTGCATTTTCCATTTGACAGTTTGTTCGAAGAACGTGCGATCATACTTGGACGACTCGGTCGACATCAGCAAGCTATATCGATATATGTTAGTCTTTTAAACGATATACCGCGTGCAACACAATATTgccaaaatgtatatacaaggTATCAAA ATCAAGATCGTGCGGAGAAACAAAAGCAAACGGATAATGCCGACGAAGTATACGTTTTGCTAATTCAGCAACTATTGAAACCCGACAACGAAGGAGTTTTAATGGCTG GTTGTAATCCGGAAATTCAAAGAACGACACAGCCAGATTTAGAGATGGCCCTCCGACTGTTGGAGGAACATGCTTCAAAGATAAATCCTATGAAAGTTCTGGAGGTTCTACCAGATTCCGTTCCTATCGGTAGAATAAAGCACTTTCTGGAAGTTAGTTTGCAGAACAATCTGAACGCAAGGCGGAGGACGCAGGTTCTCAAAGGGCTACTTTACGCGGAGCACTTACAAGTGCAGGAGCAACGGATGCACTATGAATCACAGAGCGTCCTCATgacagaatttaatatatgccCAGTTTGTAAAAAACGATTTGGCAACCAAAG CGCTTTCGCGAGATATCCCAATGGTGATATAGTGCATTACTCGTGTCAAGATCGCAAGGGATAA
- the LOC139811046 gene encoding carbonyl reductase [NADPH] 1-like produces MSMRVAVVTGGNKGIGFATVKALCQQYDGNVYLTARDTTRGLNAVSDLKKQGLNPKFHQLDVNDDDSVNTFRDYLENTYGGLDVLVNNVAIYKEDATEPFGVQAEETIRVNYFSLRRVCTALYPLLRPHARVVHVSSSAGHLCNIKGKALKQKIADPNLTEAELDKIMRDFVNAAKAGMHILGGWSNSAYHASKIGVSALAGIHQSMFNADPREDIAVNVVHPDYVDADMTSHTGPLTPDEGAVAPVYCALLPENTEIKGKYMWYDKTLAEWK; encoded by the exons ATGTCGATGCGCGTTGCTGTG GTAACTGGTGGAAACAAGGGCATCGGCTTTGCCACCGTCAAAGCCCTCTGCCAACAGTACGATGGAAATGTTTACTTGACAGCTCGCGACACCACCCGTGGCTTGAACGCCGTCAGTGATCTGAAGAAGCAGGGCTTGAATCCAAAGTTCCATCAGTTGGATGTCAATGACGACGACAGTGTCAATACATTCCGGGATTACTTGGAGAATACGTACGGTGGTCTCGATGTGCTGGTTAACAATGTTGccatatataaa GAGGATGCTACGGAGCCTTTCGGAGTCCAAGCAGAAGAAACGATACGAGTAAACTACTTCAGCTTGCGTAGAGTGTGTACTGCTCTCTATCCGTTACTCAGACCGCACGCCCGGGTGGTTCACGTCTCCAGTAGTGCTGGACATCTATGCAACATTAAGGGTAAAGcgttaaaacagaaaatagcCGATCCTAATCTGACCGAAGCGGAATTGGACAAAATCATGCGCGACTTTGTCAA TGCTGCAAAAGCTGGCATGCATATACTAGGAGGTTGGTCAAATTCAGCGTACCATGCAAGTAAAATCGGCGTTTCCGCCCTAGCTGGTATTCATCAATCCATGTTTAACGCGGATCCTCGAGAAGACATTGCAGTGAACGTGGTTCATCCTGATTACGTAGACGCCGATATGACTAGCCATACGGGACCTTTGACACCAGATGAAGGGGCTGTAGCCCCTGTTTATTGCGCGTTATTGCCGGAGAATACAGAgataaaaggaaaatatatgtGGTACGATAAGACATTAGCAGAATGGAAGTAA